One part of the Ranitomeya imitator isolate aRanImi1 chromosome 10, aRanImi1.pri, whole genome shotgun sequence genome encodes these proteins:
- the LOC138651337 gene encoding natriuretic peptides A-like, whose protein sequence is MERKLYACCTLLWATLQLLPTTAHPIADTGRELDSFKDVLERLEEKLSAIEDLQQSNPSVLETRLDDRTQAMTPEEAGAQLPESRGANPGKTISINDSFLKGLRSLQSPKMMRGSGCFGRRIDRIDSFSGLGCNGSRRF, encoded by the exons ATGGAGAGGAAGCTCTATgcctgctgcaccctgctctgGGCCACCCTGCAGCTGCTGCCCACCACTGCCCACCCCATAGCAGACACTGGCAGGGAACTGGACTCCTTCAAG GACGTCCTGGAGAGATTGGAGGAGAAGCTGTCAGCCATTGAAGATTTACAACAATCAAATCCCAGTGTCCTGGAGACCAGACTGGACGATCGCACTCAAGCGATGACCCCAGAAGAGGCTGGAGCCCAGTTACCAGAGTCCAGAGGGGCGAACCCCGGCAAGACCATCTCCATCAACGACTCCTTCCTCAAAGGGCTGCGATCGCTGCAGAGCCCCAAGATGATGAGGGGTTCAGGCTGCTTCGGGAGAAGGATTGACAGAATCGATTCCTTCAGTGGACTGGGCTGTAACG